From Scytonema millei VB511283, the proteins below share one genomic window:
- a CDS encoding helix-turn-helix transcriptional regulator, with amino-acid sequence MMRDSLQSLFTAIAQAQNLTEVHQRVMVTVSEYFAARRCRLFFFDELSSVDPKWQGLLKFATSVEYNPVLRYLVEHHAPVHEALVVSPKAWRAICPRADHWHVMTGPVVCHSQLVGGIGLTRERGNLAFTTQDLTDLGAICLHLSTRIATMRSPSVSISDRHLEIDRSKSSADNSLRLTPREIQIADLVAQGLTNAEIGAQLWITENSVKQALKRIFRKLNVSSRAQMVAQLQNVLFRAF; translated from the coding sequence ATGATGAGAGATTCCTTACAATCTTTATTTACAGCGATCGCTCAGGCGCAAAATCTTACAGAAGTACACCAGCGTGTCATGGTAACAGTGAGCGAATACTTTGCGGCTCGACGCTGTAGGCTATTTTTCTTTGATGAACTTTCTTCTGTCGATCCCAAGTGGCAAGGTCTTCTCAAATTCGCGACATCGGTAGAATACAATCCAGTTTTACGTTACTTGGTCGAACACCACGCACCCGTACATGAAGCATTAGTCGTGTCGCCTAAAGCCTGGAGAGCAATTTGTCCCCGTGCCGATCATTGGCACGTTATGACAGGACCAGTTGTCTGCCACAGCCAGCTAGTGGGTGGAATTGGATTGACTCGCGAACGGGGCAATCTTGCCTTTACCACTCAAGATTTAACCGATCTGGGTGCAATTTGTCTGCATTTATCGACTCGGATAGCAACAATGCGATCGCCAAGTGTTTCTATTAGCGATCGCCATTTAGAGATAGATCGATCTAAATCCAGCGCTGACAATTCTCTTCGTCTTACGCCGCGCGAAATACAAATTGCCGATTTAGTTGCTCAAGGATTGACAAATGCCGAAATTGGCGCACAACTTTGGATTACTGAAAATTCTGTCAAACAAGCGCTCAAACGTATATTTCGCAAATTGAATGTTTCATCCCGCGCTCAAATGGTAGCACAATTGCAAAATGTCCTATTTAGGGCATTCTGA
- a CDS encoding ArnT family glycosyltransferase, with the protein MRLKQVKQTDLLVCIGFTIFVFLLRLPAFFEFGINNNGDEGLYFLIARDWIAGKLPYTEIWDNKPIGIYLIYSLGIFLFGNSVFSTAIMACIAITITCFILYKFGTLIGNGQRQLGLIAGLLYATFSTGNDELAANTEIFFAVFTTFSFYQLFQVNTENSVRRNSLRLFIIGLAMGIALSIKQVIIFEFIAIVIFTAIALRFLPPKTKRYRIKYLCQSYVFLLFGFLLPTILIIFYFWTNGHFNDYISANFTANLLRVTGERVTLTSLASGLTIQIKRNLFLLLGLLATPIYMTTIGKKNLGENRKLTYLLMWIFAALLGISSPKSFYPNYFIQVLPSLALLNAYLINNAILNFNKITNIKSLLLLSFILITPIFNNLYSQIQLSGKYLYFRSIKGIEDWGNTPSAIARYLNRRVSSTDYIYVFNYHAVIYCLVPAKVPTRYAFPLFVTTKLAKITGKDPAEELDAIMAKKPLYVIKSSVGAENKNILAKMNNYLRKNYSMEKSFVDLEREIPGRERLQIQLYRRV; encoded by the coding sequence ATGAGATTAAAGCAAGTCAAGCAGACAGATTTGTTAGTTTGTATAGGCTTTACGATTTTCGTTTTTCTCTTACGATTGCCAGCTTTCTTTGAGTTTGGTATTAACAATAATGGTGATGAAGGTTTATATTTTTTAATAGCAAGAGATTGGATTGCGGGTAAACTTCCTTACACTGAGATTTGGGACAATAAACCCATTGGCATCTACCTAATTTATTCTTTAGGTATATTTTTGTTTGGCAATTCAGTGTTTTCGACAGCTATTATGGCTTGTATTGCTATTACAATAACGTGTTTTATTTTATACAAATTCGGCACATTAATCGGTAACGGTCAGCGGCAACTCGGACTAATAGCAGGCTTACTTTACGCCACTTTTTCAACTGGAAATGACGAACTTGCAGCTAATACAGAAATTTTTTTCGCTGTCTTTACTACATTTTCATTCTACCAGTTATTTCAAGTCAATACTGAAAATTCAGTTCGTCGCAACTCCCTGCGGCTATTTATTATTGGTCTAGCAATGGGAATAGCATTATCGATTAAACAAGTCATAATATTTGAGTTTATCGCTATTGTCATTTTCACCGCGATCGCTTTGCGGTTTTTGCCACCAAAAACTAAGAGATATAGGATTAAATACCTCTGTCAAAGTTATGTATTTCTCCTTTTCGGGTTTCTCCTTCCTACCATATTAATCATATTTTATTTTTGGACTAACGGACACTTCAACGATTATATATCTGCTAATTTTACCGCCAACTTATTGCGCGTTACTGGTGAGAGAGTAACATTAACAAGCCTAGCATCAGGCTTGACAATTCAGATTAAGAGAAATTTATTTCTTTTATTGGGCTTACTCGCGACACCGATTTATATGACAACGATTGGTAAAAAGAATTTAGGTGAGAATAGAAAGCTAACTTACTTACTTATGTGGATATTTGCAGCTCTTCTCGGTATTTCTTCTCCTAAAAGTTTCTATCCTAATTACTTTATTCAAGTCTTACCTTCTCTAGCCTTGCTAAATGCCTATTTAATCAATAACGCGATCTTGAATTTTAATAAAATTACTAATATCAAAAGTCTTCTTTTATTGAGCTTTATCTTAATAACGCCAATATTTAATAATTTATATTCTCAAATTCAACTCAGTGGGAAGTATTTATATTTTCGCAGTATCAAAGGAATAGAGGATTGGGGTAATACTCCTTCTGCGATCGCTAGATACCTGAACCGAAGAGTGAGTTCTACAGATTATATATATGTCTTTAACTATCATGCAGTAATTTACTGCTTAGTACCAGCTAAAGTACCAACTAGATATGCGTTTCCCCTATTTGTCACGACAAAACTAGCAAAGATTACTGGTAAAGATCCAGCCGAAGAACTAGATGCAATCATGGCAAAAAAACCACTTTACGTGATTAAATCGAGCGTTGGAGCTGAAAATAAAAATATCTTAGCCAAAATGAACAATTATCTCCGAAAAAACTATAGCATGGAGAAAAGTTTTGTAGATCTAGAAAGGGAAATTCCAGGTAGAGAAAGATTACAGATTCAGCTTTATAGAAGAGTATAG
- a CDS encoding DUF6220 domain-containing protein — protein sequence MALSSNFNFAPTAFRRWNQIGFYLVAVLFNFCLTLQVLTVGLAYFYNPQWWNIHVWLVRSYSGLSLVLLVWVYLVPFPRRVRSLTTSMPVLLGLQFLTIHLRSPLPLGVLHPLFGFTLFSTSTTLVHRVWLIISGKSDVEETALTHD from the coding sequence ATGGCACTCAGTTCTAACTTCAATTTTGCGCCGACAGCATTTCGACGCTGGAATCAAATCGGTTTTTATCTAGTTGCAGTACTTTTCAATTTCTGCCTGACTCTCCAAGTATTAACCGTTGGACTCGCCTATTTTTACAATCCTCAGTGGTGGAATATTCATGTTTGGTTGGTGCGTAGTTACAGTGGATTATCTTTAGTTTTGCTGGTGTGGGTATATTTAGTTCCATTTCCGCGTCGAGTGCGGAGTTTGACAACAAGTATGCCAGTATTGCTAGGACTACAATTTCTCACAATTCATTTGCGATCGCCTTTACCTTTGGGCGTACTTCATCCTTTGTTCGGATTCACGTTATTTTCTACGTCCACAACCTTAGTTCATCGTGTCTGGCTGATTATCTCTGGCAAATCAGATGTGGAAGAGACTGCTTTGACACATGACTGA
- a CDS encoding HD domain-containing protein, with protein sequence MKDLSIPDSTLAKKATQLVAALSPKFLYNHCIRTYLFAEAIGKRDGLKYDRELLYLGAVMHDLGLTERFDGNQRFEVDGADAAKTFLLEHGLSIEKGEVIWDAIALHTSIGIASRKQPEIALVHLGAGADVFGLRLQEISPEIVEQVTYAYPRLNVNKSLTDLLVAQVKRKPEVVAFTWLADLGKCHIHGFNCPSFDDMIRNSPFSE encoded by the coding sequence ATGAAAGACTTATCAATTCCAGATAGTACATTAGCCAAAAAAGCTACTCAACTAGTAGCCGCTCTCTCTCCCAAATTCTTATATAACCACTGCATTCGTACCTACCTATTTGCAGAAGCAATTGGAAAACGAGATGGACTTAAATACGATCGCGAATTACTTTATTTAGGTGCAGTCATGCACGATCTTGGCTTAACAGAACGATTTGATGGCAATCAAAGATTTGAGGTAGATGGTGCTGATGCAGCAAAAACATTTTTGCTAGAGCATGGGTTATCAATAGAAAAAGGAGAAGTTATTTGGGATGCGATCGCTTTACATACTTCAATTGGGATAGCTTCCCGCAAACAGCCAGAAATTGCTTTAGTCCATTTAGGTGCTGGAGCAGATGTATTTGGGTTGCGCTTGCAAGAAATTTCTCCTGAAATTGTAGAGCAGGTAACATATGCCTATCCCCGCTTAAATGTAAATAAATCGCTTACAGATTTGCTCGTCGCGCAAGTAAAACGCAAACCAGAAGTAGTAGCTTTTACCTGGTTAGCTGACTTAGGCAAATGTCATATTCACGGCTTTAATTGCCCCAGTTTTGACGATATGATTCGTAATAGTCCTTTCTCAGAATAG
- the bchH gene encoding magnesium chelatase subunit H: protein MKRIVLIAGFESFNADLYRQAADLARSRCPELEICVFSDRDISTKPTEIEAALDNADVFFGSLLFDYDQVLWLRDRLTAIPIRLVFESALELMSLTKLGAFAIGDKPKGMPKPVKFILDKFSQGREEDRLAGYISFLKVGPKLLKYVPVQKVQDLRNWLIIYGYWNAGGADNVAALFWTLAEKYLGLKIGDIPPPIETPNMGLLHPDYAGFFTSPREYLEWYESQKSKVKSQNIPTPGSRLPTPAIVGILLYRKHVITKQPYIPQLIRYFERAGLIPLPIFINGVEGHVAVRDWMTTTYETAQRQLGNIETPSLSNEAVTVDAIVSTIGFPLVGGPAGSMEAGRQVEVATRILNAKNVPYIVAAPLLIQDIHSWTRQGIGGLQSVVLYALPELDGAIDTVPLGGLVGEKIYLIPERVQRLVARLQKWIALRQKPAAKRKIAIILYGFPPGYGATGTAALLNVPRSLLKFLQALKDEGYTVGDLPEDGEELIRWVKEADENTAVGAYSCAPLQNTVPTQKLETWLGYLQTSRIEKHWKSLSGSGIKTYGDELLVGGVQLGNVWIGVQPPLGIPGDPMRLMFDRDLTPHPQYAAYYKWLQQEFQADAVIHFGMHGTVEWLPGSPLGNTGYSWSDILLGNLPNLYIYAANNPSESILAKRRGYGTIISHNVPPYGRAGLYKELVALHDLIAEYREDPEKNYALKEAICKKIVDTGINTDCPLAEAKHLGIAFTPENARLFSKVVFDRYLLQVYEYLQVLENRLFSSGLHVLGEPPNAEQLASYLQAYFGEKLSVDAVNAIANGKIVGAGLAKDSQLRPEISGQNPPGDAIANGKIVGAHSSAPVQGVEEALKICDLLMQTDEELTNLLRGLNGEYIPPAPGGDLLRDGMGVLPTGRNIHALDPYRMPSPAAYERGKAIAQNIISQHLQEHGEYPETVAVMLWGLDAIKTRGESLGILLELVGAEPIKEGTGRIVRYGLKPLAEVGHPRIDVLGNLSGIFRDSFVNIIELLDDLFQRAAMAEESETENFIRKHYLALQAQGVENPSARLFSNPAGDFGSMVNERVTDGNWESGDELGNTWRDRNVFSYGRQDKGRARPEVLTQLLQKCDRIVQEIDSVEYGLTDIQEYYANTGGLKKAAEKQRGKKVTASFVESFSQDTTARNLDDLLRMEYRTKLLNPKWAEAMANQGSGGAFEISQRMTALIGWGGTADFTDDWVYDQAADTYVLDAEMAEKLRKANPEAFRNIVGRAIEAHGRGFWNADPEKLEKLRQLYEMTEDELEGVKI, encoded by the coding sequence ATGAAGCGCATAGTTCTGATCGCTGGGTTTGAATCTTTTAACGCTGACTTGTACCGTCAAGCAGCAGATTTAGCACGTTCCCGCTGCCCAGAATTAGAAATTTGCGTATTTAGCGATCGCGACATTTCTACCAAACCGACAGAAATAGAGGCTGCACTCGATAACGCCGATGTTTTCTTCGGTAGTTTGCTATTTGACTACGATCAAGTTTTGTGGTTGCGCGATCGCCTCACCGCGATCCCAATTCGCTTGGTATTCGAGTCCGCCTTGGAACTGATGAGTTTAACCAAACTCGGTGCGTTTGCGATCGGCGATAAACCCAAAGGAATGCCCAAGCCAGTTAAATTTATTCTGGATAAATTTAGTCAAGGACGAGAAGAAGACCGACTCGCAGGATATATCAGCTTTTTGAAAGTGGGACCCAAACTATTGAAATACGTCCCCGTGCAAAAAGTGCAAGATTTACGCAACTGGTTAATTATCTACGGTTATTGGAATGCGGGTGGTGCAGATAACGTTGCAGCACTATTTTGGACGCTAGCCGAAAAATATTTAGGATTAAAAATAGGCGATATTCCTCCCCCGATTGAAACACCTAACATGGGGTTGTTACACCCCGATTATGCAGGCTTTTTCACCTCACCCCGCGAATATTTGGAATGGTATGAAAGTCAAAAGTCAAAAGTCAAAAGTCAAAATATTCCGACTCCCGGCTCCCGACTCCCGACTCCCGCGATCGTCGGCATTCTACTCTACCGCAAACACGTCATCACCAAACAACCTTATATTCCTCAATTAATTCGTTATTTTGAAAGAGCGGGATTGATTCCTTTACCAATTTTTATTAACGGGGTAGAAGGTCACGTTGCTGTTAGAGATTGGATGACAACGACTTATGAAACGGCACAAAGACAGTTAGGAAATATCGAAACCCCATCTTTATCAAACGAAGCTGTCACAGTTGATGCAATTGTTTCTACAATTGGTTTTCCTTTGGTAGGTGGTCCGGCGGGTTCGATGGAAGCTGGACGACAGGTGGAAGTTGCGACGCGCATTCTCAACGCCAAGAACGTACCATATATAGTTGCCGCACCGCTGTTAATTCAAGACATCCATTCTTGGACGCGCCAAGGAATCGGAGGCTTGCAAAGTGTCGTATTGTATGCATTACCAGAACTCGATGGTGCGATCGATACCGTGCCTTTGGGTGGCTTGGTAGGAGAAAAGATCTATCTGATCCCCGAACGAGTTCAGCGTTTGGTAGCAAGGTTGCAGAAATGGATTGCTTTGCGTCAGAAACCTGCGGCTAAAAGGAAAATAGCCATTATTCTCTATGGTTTTCCCCCTGGTTACGGGGCGACAGGAACGGCAGCTTTACTAAATGTACCGCGATCGCTGTTGAAATTCCTTCAAGCTTTAAAAGATGAGGGCTACACTGTCGGAGATTTACCGGAAGACGGGGAAGAATTGATTCGGTGGGTGAAAGAGGCGGATGAAAATACCGCTGTAGGGGCGTACAGCTGTGCGCCTCTACAAAATACTGTTCCCACGCAGAAACTAGAAACATGGCTTGGTTATTTGCAAACATCCCGAATTGAGAAACATTGGAAATCTCTATCCGGTAGCGGTATTAAGACTTACGGTGATGAGTTACTTGTGGGTGGAGTTCAGTTAGGTAATGTTTGGATTGGCGTACAACCGCCTTTAGGTATTCCTGGCGATCCAATGCGGTTGATGTTCGATCGCGATTTAACTCCTCATCCTCAATATGCAGCTTACTACAAATGGTTGCAGCAAGAATTTCAAGCGGATGCAGTGATTCATTTCGGAATGCACGGGACAGTGGAATGGTTGCCTGGTTCTCCTTTAGGAAATACAGGTTACTCTTGGTCGGATATCTTATTAGGAAATCTGCCTAATTTGTATATTTATGCTGCGAATAATCCCTCTGAATCAATTTTGGCAAAGCGGCGGGGTTACGGTACGATAATTTCTCATAACGTTCCTCCTTACGGTCGGGCAGGGTTATATAAAGAGTTAGTCGCATTGCACGATTTAATTGCTGAATATCGCGAAGATCCAGAAAAGAACTACGCTCTAAAAGAAGCAATTTGTAAGAAAATTGTAGATACGGGAATTAATACAGATTGTCCGTTGGCAGAAGCAAAGCATTTAGGGATTGCTTTTACTCCTGAGAACGCCCGGTTATTTAGTAAAGTCGTCTTCGATCGCTATTTATTACAGGTATACGAGTATTTGCAAGTATTAGAAAATCGCCTATTTTCCAGCGGACTACACGTTTTAGGTGAGCCACCGAATGCAGAACAATTAGCAAGTTATCTGCAAGCATATTTTGGCGAAAAATTATCAGTTGATGCAGTAAATGCGATCGCCAATGGGAAAATTGTAGGGGCGGGTTTAGCCAAAGATTCACAGCTAAGACCAGAAATCTCCGGTCAAAACCCGCCCGGAGATGCGATCGCCAATGGGAAAATTGTAGGGGCGCACAGCAGCGCGCCCGTACAGGGGGTTGAAGAAGCATTAAAAATCTGCGATCTATTAATGCAAACGGACGAGGAACTAACCAACCTATTACGCGGACTCAATGGTGAGTATATCCCTCCTGCACCTGGGGGCGATTTATTACGCGATGGTATGGGTGTGTTACCTACAGGACGCAACATTCACGCTTTAGATCCCTACAGAATGCCTTCACCTGCGGCATATGAAAGAGGAAAAGCGATCGCGCAAAATATTATCAGCCAACATCTGCAAGAACATGGAGAATATCCCGAAACTGTAGCTGTGATGTTGTGGGGATTAGATGCAATTAAAACGCGGGGCGAGTCTTTAGGCATTTTACTAGAATTAGTCGGGGCGGAACCCATTAAGGAAGGTACGGGGCGGATCGTCCGTTATGGATTGAAGCCGCTTGCAGAAGTGGGACATCCTCGAATTGACGTATTGGGGAATCTGTCCGGCATATTTCGCGATAGCTTTGTCAATATTATCGAATTACTCGACGACCTATTCCAACGGGCGGCTATGGCTGAGGAATCGGAAACAGAAAATTTCATCCGCAAGCACTATTTAGCTTTACAAGCACAGGGTGTAGAAAATCCGTCAGCGCGGCTATTTTCCAATCCAGCAGGCGATTTTGGTTCGATGGTGAACGAACGAGTCACGGATGGAAATTGGGAATCGGGGGATGAGTTGGGCAATACTTGGCGCGATCGCAACGTGTTTAGTTATGGTAGACAAGATAAGGGACGGGCTAGACCGGAAGTCTTGACGCAGTTGTTGCAAAAGTGCGATCGCATCGTCCAAGAAATCGATTCTGTAGAATACGGTCTGACAGATATTCAAGAATATTATGCCAATACGGGTGGTTTGAAAAAGGCGGCGGAAAAGCAGCGCGGGAAAAAAGTGACTGCTAGTTTTGTCGAAAGCTTTTCTCAAGATACCACTGCACGCAACTTGGACGATTTACTCAGAATGGAATATCGTACCAAATTACTCAATCCTAAATGGGCGGAAGCAATGGCGAATCAAGGTTCGGGGGGTGCGTTTGAAATTTCTCAGCGCATGACAGCTTTAATTGGTTGGGGTGGTACTGCCGATTTTACCGATGATTGGGTCTACGACCAAGCCGCTGATACCTACGTTCTCGATGCAGAGATGGCAGAAAAGTTACGCAAGGCAAATCCCGAAGCTTTTCGTAATATTGTTGGTAGAGCGATCGAAGCACACGGACGCGGTTTTTGGAATGCCGATCCTGAAAAGTTGGAAAAGCTACGCCAGTTGTATGAAATGACAGAAGATGAATTGGAAGGAGTGAAAATTTAG
- a CDS encoding class II aldolase/adducin family protein codes for MTTLSTSIPKLPEPPTFATVAEERRDRKQRLAAAFRLFSRYGFDEGIAGHITARDPEYRDRFWVNPFGMHFGQIRARDLILVNDKGEVVEGNKPVNAAAFAIHSQIHAARPDIVAAAHAHSLYGKSWSSLGRLLDPLTQDACAFYQDHSLFDDYTGVVLDPAEGKRIAQTLGQNKAIILRNHGLLTVGETVDEAAWWFITMDRSCQAQLMAEAAGKPRVIDSQPASIAHSQVGSHHIGWFSFQPLYDRIVQQEPDLLDD; via the coding sequence ATGACAACCTTATCCACGTCAATTCCTAAACTGCCCGAACCGCCAACTTTTGCCACAGTTGCAGAAGAACGTCGCGATCGCAAACAACGCTTAGCCGCTGCTTTCCGCCTATTCTCCCGCTACGGCTTCGACGAAGGTATCGCCGGACACATCACAGCCCGCGATCCCGAATACCGCGATCGCTTTTGGGTCAACCCTTTTGGAATGCACTTCGGACAGATTCGCGCGCGAGATTTGATTCTCGTCAACGACAAAGGTGAAGTTGTAGAAGGCAACAAACCAGTTAACGCAGCCGCCTTCGCCATCCATTCTCAAATTCACGCCGCCCGTCCCGATATCGTCGCCGCTGCCCACGCCCACTCTCTCTACGGTAAAAGCTGGTCTAGCCTCGGTCGCCTCCTCGATCCCCTCACTCAGGATGCTTGTGCTTTCTACCAAGACCACAGCTTATTTGACGACTATACCGGAGTCGTACTCGATCCAGCCGAAGGCAAGCGTATTGCCCAAACTCTGGGACAAAATAAAGCGATTATTCTGAGAAATCACGGTCTACTGACTGTAGGAGAAACCGTAGATGAAGCAGCTTGGTGGTTCATCACAATGGATCGTTCCTGTCAAGCGCAACTCATGGCAGAAGCCGCTGGCAAGCCTCGCGTCATCGATTCTCAACCAGCAAGTATTGCCCACAGCCAAGTAGGTTCTCATCACATCGGCTGGTTTAGCTTTCAACCTTTGTATGACAGAATCGTGCAGCAAGAACCCGACTTACTGGATGACTAG
- a CDS encoding DUF3536 domain-containing protein, whose amino-acid sequence MTSAADLPAAESNFPLDLDAKHQVSLNPLQTATGVYVTVHGHFYQPPRENPYLDAIERQPSAAPAHDWNERIHHECYRPNAFARVLNDRGEVLGIVNNYEYFSFNFGSTLLSWLERYDLEVYQRIIEADRNSCARLNGHGNAIAQVYNHIILPLANERDKYTQIRWGIEDFRSRFGRDPEGMWLAETAVDYPTLEALVAEGIRFIILAPSQAQRCRTIPTDEQPVTQWHEVGGSQIDPTRPYRCFLEGVRSEERGVRGSEINNGHPDSRLPTPDSRPYIDIFFYDGPISRDMGFSDALSNSHHFIGRMGLAIRGDRRSAQLISVATDGETFGHHKGGTEKTFAYAFTEEFPRRGWTVTNYAHYLSLDPPTWEVELKPVTAWSCSHGVDRWQDDCGCGGGGEWHQKWRRPLRNALDWLRDRLIDVYETAAKSLFCDPWLVRDEYIQVIRDRSVANVQRFLSRHQSHPLTDSERVDALRLLEMQRHALLMYTSCGWFFEEISRPEGTQILRYAARALELAEDVAGVQLEKEFINRLSLAPSNVEFFGHGAEVYRQLVLTAQVNFQQIAAQYAITSLFRKQEIGSNGQRSTVNSQLDRFSTTHCPLPTPHIYCYTVNQLDYQWQRVGTLTLAVGQLELMSEITWEKEELVFAVLHLSGWDFHCCIQPFTGWRSYNQMKEQVFESLQQASAAHAIQKMIQIFGDRSFNLQDLIAEERHRIVQMLSQESLTRLDLLYTQVYRDNYGVLMAYHRDYLPVPQELQVAAEIALGSRCSDLVRSLCEEIGDRDTWEHLAELEAVATEANLLRCQLKLPEVKQSLEQLMLRSLWQLLHGDAAVEEETQKIERSIDIGCQLNLGLSLARVQEVYCRCLHGQIIPQCLQILDGDVESRNGDRPMWDLTQLRYLLRLGQKLSVDVGGWLDRIG is encoded by the coding sequence ATGACCTCTGCTGCCGATCTTCCAGCTGCTGAATCAAATTTTCCGCTCGATCTCGATGCAAAGCATCAGGTAAGTCTCAATCCCCTGCAAACGGCTACAGGTGTATACGTGACCGTTCACGGTCATTTCTATCAGCCACCTCGCGAGAATCCTTACTTAGATGCGATCGAGCGTCAGCCTAGTGCTGCACCCGCTCACGACTGGAACGAACGCATCCACCATGAATGCTATCGTCCAAATGCTTTTGCCAGGGTATTGAACGATCGCGGTGAAGTTTTGGGGATCGTTAACAACTACGAGTATTTCAGCTTCAATTTCGGTTCTACACTGCTGTCTTGGTTAGAGCGTTACGATTTGGAGGTGTATCAGCGGATAATTGAAGCAGACCGCAACAGTTGCGCCCGTCTTAACGGTCATGGTAATGCGATCGCTCAAGTTTACAATCACATCATCCTACCTCTAGCTAACGAACGCGATAAATACACTCAAATTCGCTGGGGTATAGAGGATTTTCGCTCCCGTTTTGGGCGCGATCCCGAAGGAATGTGGTTGGCGGAAACTGCGGTAGATTATCCTACCCTAGAGGCTTTGGTAGCAGAGGGAATTCGCTTCATTATTCTTGCTCCCTCCCAAGCCCAACGCTGTCGAACGATTCCCACAGACGAACAGCCAGTAACTCAGTGGCACGAAGTTGGGGGCAGCCAGATCGATCCCACTCGCCCTTATCGTTGCTTTCTCGAAGGGGTGAGGAGTGAGGAGCGAGGAGTGAGGGGATCGGAAATTAACAACGGTCATCCCGACTCCCGACTCCCGACTCCCGACTCCCGCCCGTACATCGATATTTTCTTCTACGATGGTCCAATTTCGCGGGACATGGGTTTCAGCGATGCACTCAGCAATTCCCATCACTTTATCGGACGGATGGGACTGGCAATTCGTGGGGATCGCCGTTCGGCACAGTTAATTTCTGTTGCTACAGATGGTGAAACTTTCGGACATCACAAAGGTGGTACGGAAAAAACCTTCGCCTATGCCTTTACAGAAGAATTTCCCCGCCGAGGTTGGACGGTAACGAACTACGCCCATTATCTCAGCCTCGATCCGCCAACTTGGGAAGTCGAACTCAAACCCGTCACTGCTTGGAGTTGTTCGCATGGTGTAGACCGCTGGCAAGATGATTGTGGTTGCGGTGGTGGTGGTGAGTGGCATCAAAAATGGCGGCGACCCCTACGCAACGCCCTCGATTGGCTGCGCGATCGCTTAATTGATGTTTACGAAACTGCTGCTAAAAGTTTATTCTGCGATCCCTGGTTAGTACGGGATGAATATATTCAAGTCATTCGCGATCGCTCGGTGGCTAATGTTCAACGCTTCCTCTCGCGCCATCAATCCCATCCGCTGACGGACTCAGAAAGAGTCGATGCCCTGCGGTTGTTGGAAATGCAGCGTCATGCCTTGTTAATGTATACGAGTTGCGGTTGGTTCTTTGAAGAAATCTCCCGTCCCGAAGGCACGCAAATTTTGCGTTATGCTGCTAGAGCTTTGGAACTTGCCGAAGATGTGGCAGGCGTGCAACTGGAAAAAGAATTTATCAACCGTCTCAGCCTTGCCCCTAGTAATGTCGAGTTTTTCGGTCATGGGGCGGAAGTCTACCGTCAACTGGTGCTAACTGCCCAGGTTAACTTTCAGCAAATTGCTGCTCAATATGCCATTACTTCTTTGTTTAGGAAACAGGAGATCGGCTCTAACGGTCAACGGTCAACGGTCAACAGTCAACTGGATCGCTTTTCTACGACCCACTGCCCGCTTCCTACTCCCCATATCTATTGCTATACAGTCAATCAGCTAGACTACCAATGGCAGCGCGTCGGGACGCTGACTCTAGCTGTAGGGCAATTGGAACTCATGTCGGAAATCACCTGGGAGAAGGAAGAGTTAGTATTTGCCGTGTTGCATCTGAGTGGCTGGGATTTTCATTGCTGCATTCAGCCATTTACAGGGTGGCGATCGTACAACCAGATGAAAGAGCAAGTGTTTGAGTCTTTGCAACAAGCTAGCGCCGCCCATGCGATTCAGAAGATGATTCAAATATTTGGCGATCGCTCGTTCAATTTGCAAGATTTAATTGCCGAGGAACGTCACCGAATCGTCCAGATGTTGAGTCAGGAAAGCTTGACGCGGTTAGATCTGCTCTACACCCAAGTTTACCGGGATAACTATGGGGTACTCATGGCTTACCACCGCGATTATTTACCCGTCCCCCAAGAGTTGCAAGTTGCAGCTGAGATTGCTTTAGGTAGTCGCTGTTCGGATTTGGTGCGATCGCTGTGTGAAGAAATTGGGGATCGAGACACTTGGGAACACTTGGCAGAATTAGAAGCAGTCGCGACAGAAGCTAACTTGTTACGCTGTCAGTTGAAGTTACCAGAAGTCAAACAAAGTCTAGAACAGCTGATGCTGCGATCGCTCTGGCAACTATTACACGGTGATGCTGCTGTAGAAGAAGAAACTCAAAAAATCGAGCGTTCGATCGATATCGGTTGTCAGCTCAATCTTGGCTTATCTTTGGCGCGCGTCCAAGAAGTTTACTGCCGCTGTTTGCACGGTCAAATTATCCCGCAGTGTCTCCAAATTCTTGACGGTGACGTAGAAAGTCGAAATGGCGATCGTCCGATGTGGGATTTGACGCAGTTGCGCTATTTATTGAGGTTGGGACAAAAATTATCTGTAGATGTTGGCGGGTGGTTGGATCGGATTGGGTAG